From Actinosynnema mirum DSM 43827, a single genomic window includes:
- a CDS encoding HMA2 domain-containing protein — MPTTRTGVRVRSVVPGRQRWQVPHVRANPRAAFALETALLRRSGITHVRANPVTGRVLVLHRRSLGVTEIGAALRDAVTATSGVYAPTEGARHPFVRLGVASGVSSVLLRGVLGRAALGVPLLLVVGGVVVLAAEARRRPPGRDDVPAQLTGQRRERAQRSRPQRPRPRRGRPGDVDGSRSFSAGAAGAAGMTGAALRPEPSDPPTRHRLDRDPAPSPHALVPTQARPLHRRVPRHR, encoded by the coding sequence ATGCCCACCACCCGCACGGGGGTCCGGGTCCGCTCGGTCGTCCCCGGCCGCCAGCGCTGGCAGGTCCCGCACGTGCGCGCGAACCCCCGCGCCGCGTTCGCCCTGGAGACCGCGCTGCTGAGGCGGTCCGGCATCACCCACGTCCGGGCGAACCCGGTCACCGGTCGGGTGCTGGTGCTGCACCGCCGGTCGCTGGGCGTCACCGAGATCGGGGCCGCGCTGCGGGACGCGGTGACGGCAACGTCCGGGGTCTACGCCCCGACCGAGGGCGCACGCCACCCGTTCGTGCGGCTCGGGGTGGCCAGCGGGGTGTCGTCGGTGCTGCTGCGCGGGGTCCTCGGCCGCGCGGCTCTCGGGGTGCCGCTGCTGCTCGTCGTGGGCGGGGTCGTGGTCCTGGCCGCCGAGGCGCGACGACGCCCACCGGGGCGGGACGACGTGCCCGCCCAGCTCACCGGGCAGCGTCGTGAGCGCGCCCAGCGTTCGCGCCCTCAACGTCCCCGCCCCAGGCGCGGGCGGCCCGGTGACGTCGACGGGTCGCGCTCGTTCTCCGCGGGCGCGGCGGGCGCGGCGGGCATGACCGGCGCGGCGCTCCGCCCCGAGCCGTCCGACCCGCCCACCCGGCACCGCCTGGACCGCGACCCCGCCCCGTCCCCGCACGCCCTCGTGCCCACGCAGGCCCGCCCGCTGCACCGCCGGGTGCCCCGGCACCGGTGA
- a CDS encoding NADP-dependent oxidoreductase — MKKISYSEHGGPDVLRLVDADEPSAGAGQVRIVVRAAGVNPFDWRVREGQFPVPLPAGTGLDAAGVVDQVGAGVDGVAVGDRVFGEGIETCAEFAVLTAWAHLPEGLSFEEAAGYPSVVETALRVLREVGVREGQSLLVSGASGGVGSAVLQIARDRGVRVVGTASEANQDYLRDLGATATTYGPGWVERVRALGPVDAALDLAGSGVLPDLVALTGDPRKVITIADRAAAEHGVRFSGAAHDVPAALAEAVDLITRGALRIPVERAYPLAETARAHADSQAGHARGRRVIVI; from the coding sequence GCCGGGGCCGGGCAGGTGCGGATCGTGGTGCGGGCGGCGGGGGTGAACCCGTTCGACTGGCGGGTGCGCGAGGGCCAGTTCCCGGTGCCGCTGCCCGCCGGGACCGGGCTGGACGCGGCCGGGGTGGTGGACCAGGTCGGCGCGGGGGTCGACGGGGTCGCGGTCGGCGACCGGGTGTTCGGCGAGGGGATCGAGACCTGCGCGGAGTTCGCGGTGCTGACGGCGTGGGCCCACCTCCCCGAGGGGCTCTCGTTCGAGGAGGCCGCCGGGTACCCGTCGGTGGTGGAGACGGCGCTGCGGGTGCTGCGCGAGGTCGGCGTGCGGGAGGGGCAGTCGCTGCTGGTCAGCGGGGCGTCCGGGGGCGTCGGGTCGGCGGTGCTCCAGATCGCGCGCGACCGGGGCGTGCGGGTGGTCGGGACCGCGAGCGAGGCGAACCAGGACTACCTGCGCGACCTCGGCGCGACCGCCACGACCTACGGGCCGGGGTGGGTCGAGCGGGTGCGGGCGCTGGGTCCGGTGGACGCGGCGCTCGACCTGGCCGGGTCGGGCGTGCTCCCCGACCTGGTCGCGCTGACCGGCGACCCGCGGAAGGTGATCACCATCGCCGACCGGGCCGCCGCCGAGCACGGCGTCCGGTTCTCCGGCGCGGCCCACGACGTGCCCGCCGCGCTGGCCGAGGCGGTCGACCTGATCACGAGGGGCGCGCTGCGCATCCCGGTCGAACGCGCCTACCCGCTCGCCGAGACCGCGCGGGCCCACGCCGACAGCCAGGCCGGGCACGCACGGGGGCGGCGGGTGATCGTGATCTGA